A single Anabas testudineus chromosome 10, fAnaTes1.2, whole genome shotgun sequence DNA region contains:
- the pmt gene encoding phosphoethanolamine methyltransferase isoform X1, protein MEKGTSKVETDSFAVRNQMTEFWKEHSKDATVEEMMLDSRARELTQQELPEILCMLPSLNGCRVLELGAGIGRFTKHLLTKAAHVTAVDFMESFVERNRQDNGHHSNATFIQADVTKLDFPQNSIDFIFSNWLLMYLSDEELKCFIQKILGWLRPGGFFFFRESCNYRSGDSKRDFNPTCYRTDPQYSQLVTTPQVEEPEGGLKFGFDIVLKKKVQTYVEMKNNPNQICWLLEKVSRSSNTQNGFSTFQQFLDNQQYTSRGILRYEKMFGAGYVSTGGPSTTKEFVDLLNLKPSQKVLDVGCGIGGGDFYMAKTFGVEVLGLDLSDNMVEIAMERAVTERLPSVQFEVADATKRTFPEGSFDVIYSRDTILHIDDKLALFKRFHSWLKPGGQLLISDYCCGEKPWTPAFEAYVKQRGYILYTPSQYGKFIEEAGFCNVQAEDRTAQFIRVINTELQRAESIKDEFIEEFSEEDYFAIVNGWREKLERSQSGDQRWGLFHATKN, encoded by the exons ATGGAAAAAGGCACGAGCAAAGTAGAAACGGACTCTTTCGCTG TTCGTAACCAGATGACAGAGTTTTGGAAGGAGCACTCCAAGGATGCCACAGTGGAGGAGATGATGCTCGACTCTCGTGCCAGGGAGCTGACTCAGCAGGAGCTGCCGGAGATCCTGTGCATGCTGCCTTCCCTGAACGGATGCAGAGTCCTGGAGCTGGGAGCTGGCATTGG TCGTTTCACCAAACACCTGCTGACCAAGGCTGCGCATGTGACAGCTGTGGACTTCATGGAAAGCTTtgtggagagaaacagacaggacAATGGTCACCATAGCAATGCTACTTTCATCCAGGCTGATGTAACAAAGCTGGATTTCCCCCAGAACAG TATTGACTTCATCTTCTCCAACTGGCTGCTGATGTATCTGAGTGATGAGGAGCTCAAATGTTTTATACAGAAGATCCTTGGGTGGCTGCGGCCTggtggcttttttttctttagagaGTCCTGCAACTACCGGTCAG GTGACAGCAAGAGGGACTTTAACCCCACCTGCTACCGCACAGATCCACAATACAGCCAGCTGGTAACAACACCACAAGTGGAGGAGCCCGAGGGCGGTCTAAAGTTTGGCTTTGACATTGTGTTGAAAAAGAAAGTTCAGACCTATGTTGAG ATGAAAAACAATCCAAATCAAATCTGCTGGCTGCTGGAGAAGGTTTCCCGCTCCTCGAACACCCAGAATGGATTCAGCACCTTCCAGCAGTTCCTGGACAACCAGCAGTACACGAGCCGTGGCATCCTGCGGTATGAGAAGATGTTTGGGGCTGGTTACGTCAGCACAGGCGGGCCCAGCACCACCAAG GAGTTTGTGGACCTGCTGAACCTGAAACCCAGTCAGAAGGTTCTGGATGTTGGCTGTGGAATTGGTGGAGGAGACTTCTACATGGCAAAG ACCTTTGGAGTGGAAGTGCTTGGCCTGGACCTGTCTGACAACATGGTGGAAATCGCCATGGAACGAGCAGTCACTGAGAGGCTGCCGTCA GTCCAGTTTGAGGTGGCCGATGCCACAAAGAGAACATTCCCAGAAGGATCCTTTGATGTGATCTACAGCAGAGATACTATCCTGCACATAGATGATAAACTGGCGCTCTTCAAACGCTTCCAC TCTTGGCTAAAGCCTGGTGGCCAGCTGCTTATCAGTGACTACTGCTGTGGGGAGAAGCCCTGGACACCAGCATTCGAGGCCTATGTCAAACAGAGAGGCTACATCCTCTACACACCATCACAGTATGGCAAG TTCATTGAAGAGGCCGGTTTCTGCAATGTTCAGGCGGAGGACCGGACGGCCCAGTTCATCCGGGTCATTAACACAGAGCTACAGAGGGCAGAGTCCATCAAGGATGAATTCATTGAG GAATTCTCCGAAGAGGACTATTTTGCAATAGTGaatggatggagagaaaaactGGAACGTTCCCAGAGTGGAGACCAGCGATGGGGACTGTTTCACGCAACGAAGAACTGA
- the pmt gene encoding phosphoethanolamine methyltransferase isoform X2 codes for MTEFWKEHSKDATVEEMMLDSRARELTQQELPEILCMLPSLNGCRVLELGAGIGRFTKHLLTKAAHVTAVDFMESFVERNRQDNGHHSNATFIQADVTKLDFPQNSIDFIFSNWLLMYLSDEELKCFIQKILGWLRPGGFFFFRESCNYRSGDSKRDFNPTCYRTDPQYSQLVTTPQVEEPEGGLKFGFDIVLKKKVQTYVEMKNNPNQICWLLEKVSRSSNTQNGFSTFQQFLDNQQYTSRGILRYEKMFGAGYVSTGGPSTTKEFVDLLNLKPSQKVLDVGCGIGGGDFYMAKTFGVEVLGLDLSDNMVEIAMERAVTERLPSVQFEVADATKRTFPEGSFDVIYSRDTILHIDDKLALFKRFHSWLKPGGQLLISDYCCGEKPWTPAFEAYVKQRGYILYTPSQYGKFIEEAGFCNVQAEDRTAQFIRVINTELQRAESIKDEFIEEFSEEDYFAIVNGWREKLERSQSGDQRWGLFHATKN; via the exons ATGACAGAGTTTTGGAAGGAGCACTCCAAGGATGCCACAGTGGAGGAGATGATGCTCGACTCTCGTGCCAGGGAGCTGACTCAGCAGGAGCTGCCGGAGATCCTGTGCATGCTGCCTTCCCTGAACGGATGCAGAGTCCTGGAGCTGGGAGCTGGCATTGG TCGTTTCACCAAACACCTGCTGACCAAGGCTGCGCATGTGACAGCTGTGGACTTCATGGAAAGCTTtgtggagagaaacagacaggacAATGGTCACCATAGCAATGCTACTTTCATCCAGGCTGATGTAACAAAGCTGGATTTCCCCCAGAACAG TATTGACTTCATCTTCTCCAACTGGCTGCTGATGTATCTGAGTGATGAGGAGCTCAAATGTTTTATACAGAAGATCCTTGGGTGGCTGCGGCCTggtggcttttttttctttagagaGTCCTGCAACTACCGGTCAG GTGACAGCAAGAGGGACTTTAACCCCACCTGCTACCGCACAGATCCACAATACAGCCAGCTGGTAACAACACCACAAGTGGAGGAGCCCGAGGGCGGTCTAAAGTTTGGCTTTGACATTGTGTTGAAAAAGAAAGTTCAGACCTATGTTGAG ATGAAAAACAATCCAAATCAAATCTGCTGGCTGCTGGAGAAGGTTTCCCGCTCCTCGAACACCCAGAATGGATTCAGCACCTTCCAGCAGTTCCTGGACAACCAGCAGTACACGAGCCGTGGCATCCTGCGGTATGAGAAGATGTTTGGGGCTGGTTACGTCAGCACAGGCGGGCCCAGCACCACCAAG GAGTTTGTGGACCTGCTGAACCTGAAACCCAGTCAGAAGGTTCTGGATGTTGGCTGTGGAATTGGTGGAGGAGACTTCTACATGGCAAAG ACCTTTGGAGTGGAAGTGCTTGGCCTGGACCTGTCTGACAACATGGTGGAAATCGCCATGGAACGAGCAGTCACTGAGAGGCTGCCGTCA GTCCAGTTTGAGGTGGCCGATGCCACAAAGAGAACATTCCCAGAAGGATCCTTTGATGTGATCTACAGCAGAGATACTATCCTGCACATAGATGATAAACTGGCGCTCTTCAAACGCTTCCAC TCTTGGCTAAAGCCTGGTGGCCAGCTGCTTATCAGTGACTACTGCTGTGGGGAGAAGCCCTGGACACCAGCATTCGAGGCCTATGTCAAACAGAGAGGCTACATCCTCTACACACCATCACAGTATGGCAAG TTCATTGAAGAGGCCGGTTTCTGCAATGTTCAGGCGGAGGACCGGACGGCCCAGTTCATCCGGGTCATTAACACAGAGCTACAGAGGGCAGAGTCCATCAAGGATGAATTCATTGAG GAATTCTCCGAAGAGGACTATTTTGCAATAGTGaatggatggagagaaaaactGGAACGTTCCCAGAGTGGAGACCAGCGATGGGGACTGTTTCACGCAACGAAGAACTGA
- the zgc:152774 gene encoding MORC family CW-type zinc finger protein 3 isoform X1: MARLSEHGIRLSSMSPSFLNSNSTSHTWPFSAVAELIDNASDPGVSAKQIWIGVVEENGNPCLTFTDNGSGMTPSKLHKMLSFGFTEKGSGKASQQAIGVYGNGFKSGSMRLGRDALIFTKNGGCQTVGMLSQTYLEKIKAQAVIVPIVPFNQQTKSLVVTEDSEASLAAILQHSIISSQEQIHAHFNSIPSKKGTKILIWNIRRAKDGKAEIDFETDDTDFRLPEIQIEELKKGMRNSGSLRAEQNIPDMHYSLRAYLSILYLKPRTQVILRGKKILAKLVSRRLAHIEHDVYKPHFSKEKVKVTFGLNPKNKDHYGIMMYHKNRLIKAYEKVGCQLKASGQRGGVGVIGIIECNFLKPAHNKQDFEYTKEYRLTLGALGLKLNDYWKEVSEKKAREREFQALDRDESEDKHDADESPMWVQCEECLKWRSVPADLYSVVPESWNCSENPNPQYRSCSSPEEAEESEELLTPSYQKNHKKQDHHRSRKREKSLEACEFKDQVSKHHILSRSSSEPSQPTFQSAHTPDHIRTGDEDHTEEDTPEHDETNAEHNANTNCDAQTQTKVTAEVTKAKQQQKPAGRGMVIEDKAVVDDAAKDATSEDEETDDTKDTNIEPVQREEESEDAVSHKRKSRSLSYSLKKKPCLREERQPESENMDTSPEKQTNVSETLSAEKTRQDCSNRGEKQGDTAQQAPTSLPWAHSLPSAQTVMVSPLSRTEGSRALPPEGSDREAKVQKLAALEKEVQRLRRLLDLEITKTTQGTMTAADSCTEKLKELSACSEGRDVGCQTDAAESSTSSSSSTRALLVQGQRAVCAPDEQPDQNKTRKEKTETQSRMRLSDSEACEDSRSPQENLHDIRNNVVVLLTALLPQLDLAGISLETTDVDNILQQIIEVNSLKL, from the exons ATGGCGAGGTTAAGCGAGCATGGGATTCGTCTGAGTTCC ATGAGTCCTTCCTTCCTGAACAGCAACTCTACAAGTCATACCTGGCCCTTCAGCGCGGTGGCAGAACTCATAG ACAATGCTTCAGATCCCGGCGTATCCGCTAAACAGATCTGGATCGGTGTGGTTGAGGAAAACGGTAACCCCTGCTTAACTTTCACTGATAATGGCAGTGGCATGACTCCCAGCAAACTCCACAAGATGCTCAG ttttggttttacagaaAAGGGCTCAGGTAAGGCCAGTCAACAGGCCATCGGCGTTTATGGGAATGGTTTCAAGTCTGGCTCCATGCGTCTGGGTCGCGACGCACTCATCTTCACCAAAAACGGCGGGTGCCAGACTGTGGGCATGCTGTCTCAGACCTATCTGGAAAAGATCAAGGCCCAGGCCGTCATCGTCCCTATCGTCCCCTTCAACCAACAAACCA AGTCACTGGTGGTGACGGAGGACTCAGAGGCCAGCCTGGCAGCCATCCTCCAACACTCCATCATCTCCTCCCAGGAGCAGATACATGCACACTTTAACTCCATTCCCTCCAAAAAAGGCACCAAGATATTAATCTGGAACATCCGCAG GGCCAAAGATGGCAAGGCGGAAATTGACTTTGAGACCGATGACACTGATTTTCGTTTGCCCGAGATTCAGAttgaggagctgaagaaggGAATGAGGAACAGTGGGTCACTGAGAGCCGAGCAGAACATCCCAGACATGCACTACAGTCTCAGG GCCTACCTAAGCATTTTGTATTTGAAGCCGAGGACACAGGTCATACTGAGGGGGAAGAAGATTCTCGCCAAGCTGGTGTCAAGGAGGCTGGCGCACATTGAGCACGATGTGTACAAACCCCACTTCAGT AAAGAGAAGGTGAAGGTGACCTTTGGGTTGAACCCAAAAAACAAAGACCACTATGGCATCATGATGTACCACAAGAACCGTCTTATCAAGGCCTATGAGAAAGTGGGCTGTCAGCTGAAG GCATCAGGTCAAAGAGGAGGAGTCGGGGTTATCGGGATTATCGAGTGCAACTTTCTCAAACCTGCTCACAACAAGCAAGACTTTGAGTACACCAAAGAATACAG ACTCACCCTCGGTGCTTTGGGCCTCAAACTTAACGACTACTGGAAGGAGGTGTCAGAGAAGAAGGCCAGAGAGCGGGAGTTTCAGGCTCTAGACAGAGATGAAAGCGAAGATAAGCATGACGCAGATGA AAGTCCCATGTGGGTACAGTGTGAAGAGTGCCTGAAGTGGCGGAGCGTTCCTGCAGATCTTTACAGTGTAGTCCCTGAAAGTTGGAACTGCAGCGAGAACCCCAATCCACAATACAG aaGCTGCTCTTCACCAGAGGAAGCAGAAGAGAGCGAGGAGCTGTTAACACCCAGCTACcagaaaaaccacaaaaaaca AGACCATCACAGAAGTAGAAAGCGAGAAAAATCTTTGGAG gCGTGTGAATTCAAGGACCAAGTGTCTAAACATCACATCCTCTCACGTAGTTCATCAGAGCCCAGCCAGCCCACCTTCCAGTCCGCACACACACCCGATCACATAAGAACAGGAGATGAAGACCACACGGAGGAGGACACACCTGAACATGACGAGACAAACGCCGAACACAACGCAAACACAAATTGtgatgcacagacacaaaccaagGTCACAGCTGAGGTCACAAAGGCCAAACAGCAACAGAAGCCCGCTGGAAGAGGCATGGTCATTGAAGACAAGGCGGTGGTGGACGACGCGGCAAAGGATGCAACATCTGAAGACGAAGAGACAGACGACACgaaagacacaaacattgaGCCggtgcagagagaagaggagagcgAAGACGCAGTGAG CCACAAAAGGAAATCAAGATCATTATCTTACTCTCTGAAAAAGAAGCCATGTCTGAGAGAGGAGCGACAGCCTGAGTCCGAAAACATGGACACGAGTCCTGAGAAACAAACGAATGTGTCTGAGACACTTTCCGCAGAGAAAACCAGGCAGGATTGTAGCAACCGAGGAGAGAAACAAGGTGACACGGCGCAGCAAGCCCCCACCAGCCTCCCCTGGGCCCACTCGCTCCCCTCCGCTCAGACTGTGATGGTCTCTCCACTGAGTCGAACAGAAGGGAGCAGAGCGCTACCTCCCGAAGGGAGCGACCGGGAGGCTAAAGTGCAGAAGCTTGCTGCGCTGGAGAAAGAGGTTCAGAGGCTGCGGAGGCTTCTAGATCTAGAAATCACAAAGACGACTCAAGGCACAATGACGGCCGCTGACAGCTGCACTGAAAAGCTAAAAGAACTGTCAGCGTGCAGTGAGGGCAGAGACGTGGGCTGCCAGACAGATGCTGCTGAG AGCTCTACATCATCCAGCAGCTCGACCCGGGCTCTGCTGGTCCAGGGTCAGAGAGCTGTATGTGCACCAGACGAGCAGCCTGATCAGAACAAAACCAGGAAGGAGAAGACTGAAACTCAAAGCAGGATGAGACTCAGTGACAGCGAGGCCTGTGAAGACAGCAG ATCGCCACAGGAGAATCTGCACGACATCCGAAACAACGTGGTCGTTCTTCTCACGGCTCTACTGCCCCAGCTGGACCTGGCCGGCATCAGTCTGGAAACCACTGACGTAGACAACATCCTGCAGCAGATCATAGAGGTGAACTCACTGAAACTATGA
- the zgc:152774 gene encoding MORC family CW-type zinc finger protein 3 isoform X2 has protein sequence MRLGRDALIFTKNGGCQTVGMLSQTYLEKIKAQAVIVPIVPFNQQTKSLVVTEDSEASLAAILQHSIISSQEQIHAHFNSIPSKKGTKILIWNIRRAKDGKAEIDFETDDTDFRLPEIQIEELKKGMRNSGSLRAEQNIPDMHYSLRAYLSILYLKPRTQVILRGKKILAKLVSRRLAHIEHDVYKPHFSKEKVKVTFGLNPKNKDHYGIMMYHKNRLIKAYEKVGCQLKASGQRGGVGVIGIIECNFLKPAHNKQDFEYTKEYRLTLGALGLKLNDYWKEVSEKKAREREFQALDRDESEDKHDADESPMWVQCEECLKWRSVPADLYSVVPESWNCSENPNPQYRSCSSPEEAEESEELLTPSYQKNHKKQDHHRSRKREKSLEACEFKDQVSKHHILSRSSSEPSQPTFQSAHTPDHIRTGDEDHTEEDTPEHDETNAEHNANTNCDAQTQTKVTAEVTKAKQQQKPAGRGMVIEDKAVVDDAAKDATSEDEETDDTKDTNIEPVQREEESEDAVSHKRKSRSLSYSLKKKPCLREERQPESENMDTSPEKQTNVSETLSAEKTRQDCSNRGEKQGDTAQQAPTSLPWAHSLPSAQTVMVSPLSRTEGSRALPPEGSDREAKVQKLAALEKEVQRLRRLLDLEITKTTQGTMTAADSCTEKLKELSACSEGRDVGCQTDAAESSTSSSSSTRALLVQGQRAVCAPDEQPDQNKTRKEKTETQSRMRLSDSEACEDSRSPQENLHDIRNNVVVLLTALLPQLDLAGISLETTDVDNILQQIIEVNSLKL, from the exons ATGCGTCTGGGTCGCGACGCACTCATCTTCACCAAAAACGGCGGGTGCCAGACTGTGGGCATGCTGTCTCAGACCTATCTGGAAAAGATCAAGGCCCAGGCCGTCATCGTCCCTATCGTCCCCTTCAACCAACAAACCA AGTCACTGGTGGTGACGGAGGACTCAGAGGCCAGCCTGGCAGCCATCCTCCAACACTCCATCATCTCCTCCCAGGAGCAGATACATGCACACTTTAACTCCATTCCCTCCAAAAAAGGCACCAAGATATTAATCTGGAACATCCGCAG GGCCAAAGATGGCAAGGCGGAAATTGACTTTGAGACCGATGACACTGATTTTCGTTTGCCCGAGATTCAGAttgaggagctgaagaaggGAATGAGGAACAGTGGGTCACTGAGAGCCGAGCAGAACATCCCAGACATGCACTACAGTCTCAGG GCCTACCTAAGCATTTTGTATTTGAAGCCGAGGACACAGGTCATACTGAGGGGGAAGAAGATTCTCGCCAAGCTGGTGTCAAGGAGGCTGGCGCACATTGAGCACGATGTGTACAAACCCCACTTCAGT AAAGAGAAGGTGAAGGTGACCTTTGGGTTGAACCCAAAAAACAAAGACCACTATGGCATCATGATGTACCACAAGAACCGTCTTATCAAGGCCTATGAGAAAGTGGGCTGTCAGCTGAAG GCATCAGGTCAAAGAGGAGGAGTCGGGGTTATCGGGATTATCGAGTGCAACTTTCTCAAACCTGCTCACAACAAGCAAGACTTTGAGTACACCAAAGAATACAG ACTCACCCTCGGTGCTTTGGGCCTCAAACTTAACGACTACTGGAAGGAGGTGTCAGAGAAGAAGGCCAGAGAGCGGGAGTTTCAGGCTCTAGACAGAGATGAAAGCGAAGATAAGCATGACGCAGATGA AAGTCCCATGTGGGTACAGTGTGAAGAGTGCCTGAAGTGGCGGAGCGTTCCTGCAGATCTTTACAGTGTAGTCCCTGAAAGTTGGAACTGCAGCGAGAACCCCAATCCACAATACAG aaGCTGCTCTTCACCAGAGGAAGCAGAAGAGAGCGAGGAGCTGTTAACACCCAGCTACcagaaaaaccacaaaaaaca AGACCATCACAGAAGTAGAAAGCGAGAAAAATCTTTGGAG gCGTGTGAATTCAAGGACCAAGTGTCTAAACATCACATCCTCTCACGTAGTTCATCAGAGCCCAGCCAGCCCACCTTCCAGTCCGCACACACACCCGATCACATAAGAACAGGAGATGAAGACCACACGGAGGAGGACACACCTGAACATGACGAGACAAACGCCGAACACAACGCAAACACAAATTGtgatgcacagacacaaaccaagGTCACAGCTGAGGTCACAAAGGCCAAACAGCAACAGAAGCCCGCTGGAAGAGGCATGGTCATTGAAGACAAGGCGGTGGTGGACGACGCGGCAAAGGATGCAACATCTGAAGACGAAGAGACAGACGACACgaaagacacaaacattgaGCCggtgcagagagaagaggagagcgAAGACGCAGTGAG CCACAAAAGGAAATCAAGATCATTATCTTACTCTCTGAAAAAGAAGCCATGTCTGAGAGAGGAGCGACAGCCTGAGTCCGAAAACATGGACACGAGTCCTGAGAAACAAACGAATGTGTCTGAGACACTTTCCGCAGAGAAAACCAGGCAGGATTGTAGCAACCGAGGAGAGAAACAAGGTGACACGGCGCAGCAAGCCCCCACCAGCCTCCCCTGGGCCCACTCGCTCCCCTCCGCTCAGACTGTGATGGTCTCTCCACTGAGTCGAACAGAAGGGAGCAGAGCGCTACCTCCCGAAGGGAGCGACCGGGAGGCTAAAGTGCAGAAGCTTGCTGCGCTGGAGAAAGAGGTTCAGAGGCTGCGGAGGCTTCTAGATCTAGAAATCACAAAGACGACTCAAGGCACAATGACGGCCGCTGACAGCTGCACTGAAAAGCTAAAAGAACTGTCAGCGTGCAGTGAGGGCAGAGACGTGGGCTGCCAGACAGATGCTGCTGAG AGCTCTACATCATCCAGCAGCTCGACCCGGGCTCTGCTGGTCCAGGGTCAGAGAGCTGTATGTGCACCAGACGAGCAGCCTGATCAGAACAAAACCAGGAAGGAGAAGACTGAAACTCAAAGCAGGATGAGACTCAGTGACAGCGAGGCCTGTGAAGACAGCAG ATCGCCACAGGAGAATCTGCACGACATCCGAAACAACGTGGTCGTTCTTCTCACGGCTCTACTGCCCCAGCTGGACCTGGCCGGCATCAGTCTGGAAACCACTGACGTAGACAACATCCTGCAGCAGATCATAGAGGTGAACTCACTGAAACTATGA